The following are encoded in a window of Panicum virgatum strain AP13 chromosome 5N, P.virgatum_v5, whole genome shotgun sequence genomic DNA:
- the LOC120672284 gene encoding protein farnesyltransferase subunit beta-like isoform X2 — MESSPQPAPPTGGDPAAPADPELPRLTVTQVEQMKVEARVADIYRILFGAAPNTKSVMLELWRDQHIEYLTHGLRHLGPAFHVLDANRPWLCYWMVHPLALLDEVLDDDLEDDIVDFLARCQDKDGGYGGGPGQLPHLATTYAAVNTLVTIGSERALSSINRDYLYKFMLRMKDESGAFRMHDGGEIDVRASYTAISVASLVNILDVELAKGVGDYIARCQTYEGGIAGEPHAEAHGGYTFCGLAALILLNEAEKLDLPCLIDWVAFRQGVECGFQGRTNKLVDGCYSFWQLSIMQSLDLILYNGATKLAHCSTTLPCNNTSCFVLRF, encoded by the exons atgGAGTCctcgccgcagccggcgcctcCCACCGGAGGCgacccggcggcgccggcggatccCGAGCTCCCCAGGCTCACGGTGACGCAGGTGGAGCAGATGAAGGTGGAGGCCAGGGTTGCCGACATCTACCGCATCCTCTTCGGGGCTGCGCCCAACACGAAATCCGTCAT GCTAGAGCTGTGGCGTGATCAGCATATCGAGTACCTGACACATGGGCTGAGGCATCTCGGGCCAGCCTTTCATGTTCTCGATGCCAA TCGCCCATGGCTGTGCTACTGGATGGTTCATCCACTTGCTTTGTTGGATGAGGTACTTGATGATGATCTCGAGGATGATATCGTGGACTTCTTAGCTCGATGTCAGGATAAAGATGGTGGATATGGCGGTGGACCTGGGCAG TTGCCTCATCTAGCTACGACTTATGCTGCTGTAAATACACTTGTGACTATAGGGAGCGAAAGGGCACTGTCATCAATAAATAG GGATTACCTGTACAAGTTTATGCTTCGGATGAAAGATGAATCGGGTGCTTTCAG AATGCATGATGGTGGTGAAATTGATGTTCGGGCTTCCTATACTGCTATATCG GTGGCCAGCCTTGTAAACATTCTCGATGTAGAACTGGCAAAAGGTGTTGGTGATTACATAGCAAG ATGTCAAACTTATGAAGGTGGTATTGCTGGGGAGCCTCATGCTGAAGCTCATGGTGG GTACACGTTCTGTGGATTGGCTGCTTTGATCCTGCTTAATGAGGCAGAGAAACTTGACTTGCCTTGCTTGATC GACTGGGTGGCATTTCGTCAAGGAGTGGAATGTGGATTTCAAGGACGAACTAATAAATTGGTTGACGGTTGCTACTCCTTTTGGCAG CTGTCGATTATGCAAAGTTTGGATTTGATTTTATACAACGGAGCAACCAAATTGGCCCACTGTTCCACAACATTGCCCTGCAACAATACATCCTGCTTTGTGCTCAG GTTCTAG
- the LOC120672283 gene encoding pentatricopeptide repeat-containing protein At4g32450, mitochondrial-like: MAAMVGARRALLAARYSRRGAIAAASAAPVPPHRLADSLPRPPAERSCVQSWIPHRAAGNLASERTDEDYHREWGQNKAGSYVNSRSNHFDHQLKRDAHSAGSTSGVNIGGSSEQPYRSGASYGFPNSNQTHTGARANNEQPGYNSTQPYYRTSNAYSQQSLGGHLPNAHQQYNGAEAKSTPSGYGKGQTYRHPNGYGTYDSGYNTQSNQKTYKGEGAITAHYGYGPSGQGPNSVGNGQEVFQQQQYVDHRSRGGYPDKPGNPTSQYANPTHFHKEHVSSGFQQGSSSNYGYSAPQANQSPYVTSQVDTRSTQGYSMFLNTDVQRLPNGIHQEKRSHVQPTTSFGNNLNSAPHQGGMYYQPLPGSPLHNDGSPYEVSNEVSSKHKGTVEELEKLCEDGNVKEAMEVLALLQENGTVLHTHQYFRLMQACGDATALEEARVIHSQIFESSITVDTDLQNKILEMYAKCGSMEDAKKLFGTMDHCNLASWNTMISGFVHNGHGEEATDFFDQFMKTGVKPDPVMFTHIFLACGIMGSVDEGMLHFETMPKDFGIIPTMEHYACIVSMLGQSGYIAEAHEFVERMPVEPSIEVWENLMNMCRLNGFVELGDRCAEIIERLDSSRLNEQSKMGLFPVDASDLAKEKERKKASVAEARSKVHEYRAGDRSHPDTPKIYEELRYLSAHMKEAGYIADTRFVLHDVDQETKEEALLAHSERLAISYGLITSAARSQIRVIKNLRSCGDCHTAFKIISKLVGRQIVARDAKRFHHFENGVCSCKDYW; the protein is encoded by the exons atgGCCGCCATGGTTGGAGCGCGCAGggcgctcctcgccgcccgcTACTCCCGTCGCGGCGCGATCGCGGCGGCATCGGCCGCGCCCGTCCCCCCGCACCGGCTTGCGGATTCGCTGCCCAG GCCTCCAGCTGAAAGAAGTTGTGTGCAGTCTTGGATTCCACATCGAGCAGCTGGCAACCTTGCATCTGAACGTACTGATGAAGACTATCACCGCGAGTGGGGACAAAACAAGGCAGGGAGCTATGTGAACTCCCGTTCAAATCACTTCGACCACCAGCTTAAGAGAGATGCCCATTCAGCTGGTTCCACAAGTGGTGTGAATATTGGTGGTAGTTCCGAGCAACCATACAGAAGTGGTGCATCGTATGGCTTTCCAAACAGTAATCAGACACATACTGGTGCAAGAGCAAATAATGAGCAACCTGGATATAATTCGACACAGCCTTATTATAGAACTAGTAATGCATACAGCCAGCAAAGCCTTGGTGGACATCTTCCAAATGCCCATCAGCAGTACAATGGCGCAGAAGCTAAAAGTACTCCATCTGGGTATGGTAAAGGGCAAACTTATCGTCATCCTAATGGATATGGTACATATGACTCTGGATATAACACCCAAAGTAACCAGAAAACCTATAAAGGAGAGGGAGCTATTACTGCACATTATGGATATGGTCCTTCAGGACAAGGTCCAAACTCAGTTGGAAATGGTCAGGAAGTCTTTCAGCAACAGCAGTATGTTGATCATCGATCTAGGGGTGGTTATCCAGATAAACCTGGTAATCCGACCTCCCAGTATGCAAATCCAACTCATTTCCATAAGGAGCATGTTTCTTCAGGGTTTCAGCAAGGCAGCAGTAGCAATTATGGGTATAGTGCTCCACAAGCAAATCAGAGCCCTTATGTCACTAGCCAAGTTGACACAAGGAGCACTCAAGGATATTCCATGTTCCTAAATACAGATGTGCAACGCCTCCCTAATGGAATTCATCAAGAAAAACGTTCACATGTTCAACCTACTACATCATTTGGGAATAACTTGAACAGTGCGCCGCATCAAGGTGGCATGTATTATCAACCACTGCCTGGCAGCCCTTTACACAATGATGGCTCACCTTATGAAGTATCTAACGAAGTTAGCAGCAAACACAAAGGTACTGTTGAAGAATTGGAGAAATTATGTGAAGATGGCAATGTAAAAGAAGCGATGGAGGTTCTGGCTTTGCTACAGGAAAATGGAACCGTGCTACATACTCATCAGTACTTTAGATTGATGCAGGCATGTGGTGATGCAACTGCTCTTGAAGAAGCAAGAGTAATACATAGTCAGATATTTGAATCATCAATTACTGTGGACAcagatcttcaaaacaaaattttggaGATGTATGCTAAATGCGGTTCAATGGAAGATGCTAAGAAGCTTTTCGGTACTATGGACCATTGTAACTTGGCTTCTTGGAACACTATGATATCAGGTTTTGTGCATAACGGTCATGGCGAAGAAGCAACTGATTTTTTCGATCAGTTTATGAAGACAGGGGTTAAGCCAGATCCTGTCATGTTCACGCATATTTTCCTGGCCTGTGGAATTATGGGATCTGTTGATGAGGGAATGTTGCATTTTGAAACAATGCCGAAGGATTTTGGTATAATTCCTACCATGGAACATTATGCCTGCATTGTTAGTATGCTTGGGCAGTCAGGCTACATTGCTGAAGCTCATGAATTTGTGGAGCGGATGCCTGTGGAACCAAGCATTGAGGTCTGGGAAAATTTGATGAACATGTGTCGACTTAATGGCTTCGTAGAGCTTGGAGATCGTTGCGCTGAAATAATAGAACGTTTGGATTCTTCTAGGCTGAATGAACAGTCCAAAATGGGTCTTTTCCCTGTTGATGCTTCAGACCTtgcaaaggaaaaggaaaggaaaaaggcTAGTGTGGCTGAAGCTAGGAGCAAGGTCCACGAATATAGAGCTGGAGATCGATCCCACCCTGACACCCCTAAGATCTATGAAGAGCTGAGGTACTTGTCAGCTCATATGAAGGAAGCTGGGTATATTGCTGACACCCGGTTCGTGCTTCATGACGTTGATCAAGAAACAAAAGAAGAAGCTTTGCTGGCTCACAGCGAGAGGCTGGCTATCAGTTACGGTCTTATAACTAGCGCTGCTCGTTCTCAAATTCGGGTTATAAAGAATCTTCGTTCCTGTGGAGATTGTCACACGGCTTTCAAGATAATCTCAAAACTTGTTGGCCGTCAGATCGTTGCAAGGGATGCAAAGAGGTTCCACCACTTTGAAAATGGTGTCTGCTCTTGCAAAGACTATTGGTAA
- the LOC120675706 gene encoding ubiquitin-like-specific protease 1D isoform X1, translating to MAAPKGGISIDWQAMDPNSPAAELEVVGSLSPPFTPHPPAAASAHADSDDGGGEVEFANFTDQELGSKIRFWEVELQRGLLRKTQDNGEKMRARVGRMKKEHERRSRIADRQKQDDTVRRQAVQAKSTCGNRGNVYDLNHDDEVLDSTAGRYYKKLSCASSTKTYTQVKGAAYKEGNSLSHGKYASPIMGAKKDGRIAKYSANHQLKTSARLPKHTDCELLNTDIDTREKSTLRSCTTNPQENNTVDSKGICTKFLEENATCGSNRRSNLTKNKASTFKCKKDVVLLDDDDDTEHVRSAADVKRDESKIYYPSRTDPEAVELTYSDMKCLEPEEYLKSPVINFCLQYLKKSRHRGDLYMFNTYFYSKLEEALRNTTSTLGEGDHDSQFSKLRRWWRNVDIFKKAYIILPIHEMMHWSLIIVCMPTKEGDSGPVMLHMDSLGLHNSQKLFDTVARYLEAEWRHLQKDSSYDIPFSGMIWKRLSRNIKGEKVEVPRQRNEYDCGLFMLHYIDKFIQEAPKRFTKESLGMFGRKWFNHEEASRLREGVRARLFDLFQSAEEDDGPSEPEWHPGDRSEEDKDADTVMDVTLESECQMNVTLPPVSSDMVIGEL from the exons ATGGCCGCGCCAAAAGGTGGGATCAGTATCGATTGGCAAGCGATGGACCCCAACTCCCCCGCGGCGGAGTTGGAGGTCGTCGGCTCTCTCTCTCCGCCTTTCACGCCGcatcccccggcggcggcgagcgcccaCGCCGACAGCGATGATGGCGGGGGCGAGGTGGAGTTCGCGAACTTCACCGATCAGGAACTGGGGTCGAAGATAAGATTTTGGGAGGTGGAGTTGCAGCGGGGTCTACTCCGGAAGACGCAGGACAATGGTGAAAAGATGCGGGCGCGCGTCGGCCGGATGAAGAAGGAGCATGAACGCCGGAGCCGGATAGCCGATAGGCAGAAGCAG GATGACACAGTTCGGAGACAGGCAGTGCAAGCTAAGTCTACCTGTGGTAACAGGGGAAATGTCTACGACTTAA ATCATGACGATGAAGTTTTGGACAGTACGGCTGGCAGATACTATAAGAAATTAAGTTGTGCTTCATCTACAAAAACATATACCCAG GTTAAGGGCGCAGCATATAAAGAAGGAAATTCTTTAAGCCATGGCAAATATGCTTCCCCTATCATGGGCGCAAAGAAAGATGGTCGAATAGCAAAATATTCAGCGAATCATCAACTGAAAACTTCTGCACGTCTTCCAAAGCATACAGATTGTGAACTTTTAAATACAGATATTGACACAAGAGAGAAATCAACTTTAAGGAGCTGCACCACAAATCCTCAGGAAAATAACACTGTCGACTCAAAGGGCATATGCACCAAATTTCTTGAAGAAAATGCCACATGCGGTAGTAACAGGAG GTCAAACCTTACAAAAAACAAGGCCTCCACATTTAAGTGTAAAAAG GATGTTGTTCTcttggatgatgatgatgatacagAGCATGTTAGATCTGCTGCTGATGTTAAACG GGATGAGTCAAAGATCTACTATCCTTCAAG AACTGATCCAGAAGCTGTTGAGCTGACTTACTCTGACATGAAATGTCTTGAACCTGAAGAATATTTGAAATCACCTGTTATAAATTTTTGCCTTCA GTACCTCAAGAAATCAAGACATCGCGGAGACTTGTACATGTTCAACACATATTTCTATAGCAAACTTGAAGAAGCACTCAGAAACACCACATCCACACTG GGTGAGGGTGACCATGACTCACAATTCAGCAAGTTACGGAGGTGGTGGAGAAATGTAGATATTTTTAAGAAAGCATATATAATTTTGCCGATTCATGAAAT GATGCACTGGAGCTTGATCATTGTTTGCATGCCTACAAAAGAGGGAGATTCAGGGCCAGTTATGCTTCACATGGACTCTCTTGGGCTTCACAATAGTCAAAAGCTTTTTGACACAGTTGCGAG ATATCTTGAAGCAGAATGGCGGCATCTACAGAAGGATTCTTCTTATGATATTCCATTTTCAGGGATGATATGGAAGCGTCTTTCAAGAAATATAAAGGGGGAAAAGGTTGAG GTGCCACGTCAGCGTAACGAGTATGACTGTGGCCTCTTTATGCTTCATTACATTGACAAGTTTATTCAAGAGGCACCAAAGAGGTTTACAAAAGAGAGTCTTGGCATG TTTGGACGCAAATGGTTCAACCATGAAGAAGCGTCACGGCTACGAGAGGGGGTACGGGCACGCCTGTTTGATTTATTTCAGAGTGCAGAAGAGGATGATGGACCATCAGAGCCAGAGTGGCATCCAGGCGATCGTTCTGAAGAAGACAAGGATGCGGACACAGTCATGGATGTAACACTTGAATCTGAATGTCAAATGAACGTCACGTTGCCTCCTGTTTCTAGCGACATGGTGATCGGTGAACTCTGA
- the LOC120675706 gene encoding ubiquitin-like-specific protease 1D isoform X2: MAAPKGGISIDWQAMDPNSPAAELEVVGSLSPPFTPHPPAAASAHADSDDGGGEVEFANFTDQELGSKIRFWEVELQRGLLRKTQDNGEKMRARVGRMKKEHERRSRIADRQKQDDTVRRQAVQAKSTCGNRGNVYDLNHDDEVLDSTAGRYYKKLSCASSTKTYTQVKGAAYKEGNSLSHGKYASPIMGAKKDGRIAKYSANHQLKTSARLPKHTDCELLNTDIDTREKSTLRSCTTNPQENNTVDSKGICTKFLEENATCGSNRRSNLTKNKASTFKCKKDVVLLDDDDDTEHVRSAADVKRDESKIYYPSRTDPEAVELTYSDMKCLEPEEYLKSPVINFCLQYLKKSRHRGDLYMFNTYFYSKLEEALRNTTSTLGDHDSQFSKLRRWWRNVDIFKKAYIILPIHEMMHWSLIIVCMPTKEGDSGPVMLHMDSLGLHNSQKLFDTVARYLEAEWRHLQKDSSYDIPFSGMIWKRLSRNIKGEKVEVPRQRNEYDCGLFMLHYIDKFIQEAPKRFTKESLGMFGRKWFNHEEASRLREGVRARLFDLFQSAEEDDGPSEPEWHPGDRSEEDKDADTVMDVTLESECQMNVTLPPVSSDMVIGEL; this comes from the exons ATGGCCGCGCCAAAAGGTGGGATCAGTATCGATTGGCAAGCGATGGACCCCAACTCCCCCGCGGCGGAGTTGGAGGTCGTCGGCTCTCTCTCTCCGCCTTTCACGCCGcatcccccggcggcggcgagcgcccaCGCCGACAGCGATGATGGCGGGGGCGAGGTGGAGTTCGCGAACTTCACCGATCAGGAACTGGGGTCGAAGATAAGATTTTGGGAGGTGGAGTTGCAGCGGGGTCTACTCCGGAAGACGCAGGACAATGGTGAAAAGATGCGGGCGCGCGTCGGCCGGATGAAGAAGGAGCATGAACGCCGGAGCCGGATAGCCGATAGGCAGAAGCAG GATGACACAGTTCGGAGACAGGCAGTGCAAGCTAAGTCTACCTGTGGTAACAGGGGAAATGTCTACGACTTAA ATCATGACGATGAAGTTTTGGACAGTACGGCTGGCAGATACTATAAGAAATTAAGTTGTGCTTCATCTACAAAAACATATACCCAG GTTAAGGGCGCAGCATATAAAGAAGGAAATTCTTTAAGCCATGGCAAATATGCTTCCCCTATCATGGGCGCAAAGAAAGATGGTCGAATAGCAAAATATTCAGCGAATCATCAACTGAAAACTTCTGCACGTCTTCCAAAGCATACAGATTGTGAACTTTTAAATACAGATATTGACACAAGAGAGAAATCAACTTTAAGGAGCTGCACCACAAATCCTCAGGAAAATAACACTGTCGACTCAAAGGGCATATGCACCAAATTTCTTGAAGAAAATGCCACATGCGGTAGTAACAGGAG GTCAAACCTTACAAAAAACAAGGCCTCCACATTTAAGTGTAAAAAG GATGTTGTTCTcttggatgatgatgatgatacagAGCATGTTAGATCTGCTGCTGATGTTAAACG GGATGAGTCAAAGATCTACTATCCTTCAAG AACTGATCCAGAAGCTGTTGAGCTGACTTACTCTGACATGAAATGTCTTGAACCTGAAGAATATTTGAAATCACCTGTTATAAATTTTTGCCTTCA GTACCTCAAGAAATCAAGACATCGCGGAGACTTGTACATGTTCAACACATATTTCTATAGCAAACTTGAAGAAGCACTCAGAAACACCACATCCACACTG GGTGACCATGACTCACAATTCAGCAAGTTACGGAGGTGGTGGAGAAATGTAGATATTTTTAAGAAAGCATATATAATTTTGCCGATTCATGAAAT GATGCACTGGAGCTTGATCATTGTTTGCATGCCTACAAAAGAGGGAGATTCAGGGCCAGTTATGCTTCACATGGACTCTCTTGGGCTTCACAATAGTCAAAAGCTTTTTGACACAGTTGCGAG ATATCTTGAAGCAGAATGGCGGCATCTACAGAAGGATTCTTCTTATGATATTCCATTTTCAGGGATGATATGGAAGCGTCTTTCAAGAAATATAAAGGGGGAAAAGGTTGAG GTGCCACGTCAGCGTAACGAGTATGACTGTGGCCTCTTTATGCTTCATTACATTGACAAGTTTATTCAAGAGGCACCAAAGAGGTTTACAAAAGAGAGTCTTGGCATG TTTGGACGCAAATGGTTCAACCATGAAGAAGCGTCACGGCTACGAGAGGGGGTACGGGCACGCCTGTTTGATTTATTTCAGAGTGCAGAAGAGGATGATGGACCATCAGAGCCAGAGTGGCATCCAGGCGATCGTTCTGAAGAAGACAAGGATGCGGACACAGTCATGGATGTAACACTTGAATCTGAATGTCAAATGAACGTCACGTTGCCTCCTGTTTCTAGCGACATGGTGATCGGTGAACTCTGA
- the LOC120672284 gene encoding protein farnesyltransferase subunit beta-like isoform X1, translated as MESSPQPAPPTGGDPAAPADPELPRLTVTQVEQMKVEARVADIYRILFGAAPNTKSVMLELWRDQHIEYLTHGLRHLGPAFHVLDANRPWLCYWMVHPLALLDEVLDDDLEDDIVDFLARCQDKDGGYGGGPGQLPHLATTYAAVNTLVTIGSERALSSINRDYLYKFMLRMKDESGAFRMHDGGEIDVRASYTAISVASLVNILDVELAKGVGDYIARCQTYEGGIAGEPHAEAHGGYTFCGLAALILLNEAEKLDLPCLIDWVAFRQGVECGFQGRTNKLVDGCYSFWQGAAIALTQKLVMIIDEQLKLSYSCKKPSGEDACGTSSSGCTSEKSSSAVDYAKFGFDFIQRSNQIGPLFHNIALQQYILLCAQVLEGGLRDKPGKNRDHYHSCYCLSGLSVSQYSAMTDSDSCPLPQHVLGPYSNLLEPIHPLYNVVLDKYHTAYEFFSQE; from the exons atgGAGTCctcgccgcagccggcgcctcCCACCGGAGGCgacccggcggcgccggcggatccCGAGCTCCCCAGGCTCACGGTGACGCAGGTGGAGCAGATGAAGGTGGAGGCCAGGGTTGCCGACATCTACCGCATCCTCTTCGGGGCTGCGCCCAACACGAAATCCGTCAT GCTAGAGCTGTGGCGTGATCAGCATATCGAGTACCTGACACATGGGCTGAGGCATCTCGGGCCAGCCTTTCATGTTCTCGATGCCAA TCGCCCATGGCTGTGCTACTGGATGGTTCATCCACTTGCTTTGTTGGATGAGGTACTTGATGATGATCTCGAGGATGATATCGTGGACTTCTTAGCTCGATGTCAGGATAAAGATGGTGGATATGGCGGTGGACCTGGGCAG TTGCCTCATCTAGCTACGACTTATGCTGCTGTAAATACACTTGTGACTATAGGGAGCGAAAGGGCACTGTCATCAATAAATAG GGATTACCTGTACAAGTTTATGCTTCGGATGAAAGATGAATCGGGTGCTTTCAG AATGCATGATGGTGGTGAAATTGATGTTCGGGCTTCCTATACTGCTATATCG GTGGCCAGCCTTGTAAACATTCTCGATGTAGAACTGGCAAAAGGTGTTGGTGATTACATAGCAAG ATGTCAAACTTATGAAGGTGGTATTGCTGGGGAGCCTCATGCTGAAGCTCATGGTGG GTACACGTTCTGTGGATTGGCTGCTTTGATCCTGCTTAATGAGGCAGAGAAACTTGACTTGCCTTGCTTGATC GACTGGGTGGCATTTCGTCAAGGAGTGGAATGTGGATTTCAAGGACGAACTAATAAATTGGTTGACGGTTGCTACTCCTTTTGGCAG GGTGCTGCCATTGCTTTAACACAAAAGCTGGTTATGATTATTGACGAGCAATTGAAATTATCATACTCCTGCAAAAAGCCATCAGGAGAGGATGCATGTGGCACTAGTTCATCTGGGTGCACTTCAGAAAAATCTTCCTCTG CTGTCGATTATGCAAAGTTTGGATTTGATTTTATACAACGGAGCAACCAAATTGGCCCACTGTTCCACAACATTGCCCTGCAACAATACATCCTGCTTTGTGCTCAG GTTCTAGAGGGAGGATTGAGGGATAAGCCTGGAAAGAACAGAGATCACTACCACTCGTGCTACTGCCTCAGTGGCCTCTCAGTTAGCCAGTACAGTGCCATGACTGATTCTGATTCATGCCCCTTACCGCAGCATGTGCTGGGCCCATACTCCAATTTGCTGGAGCCCATCCATCCACTCTACAATGTTGTATTGGACAAATACCATACGGCCTATGAGTTCTTTTCACAAGAGTGA
- the LOC120675707 gene encoding protein NUCLEAR FUSION DEFECTIVE 6, mitochondrial-like, which produces MAAAAGGGARRALAALRSGSPSTLSATLSRQAASRSPELAAASLPRASRRRLAISRVPVAALGGVQGSLMPMHSATASALLTSMLGLKPGSWGWLSEGFATPL; this is translated from the exons atggcggcggcggctggtggcggcgcgcggcgggcccTCGCGGCACTGCGCTCCGGTTCCCCGTCGACCCTCTCCGCGACGCTCTCCCGCCAGGCGGCGTCTCGGTCTCCGGAGCTGGCCGCCGCGTCTCTCCCCCGCGCCTCTCGCCGGCGCCTCGCGATCTCGAG GGTGCCGGTTGCGGCGCTCGGCGGCGTGCAGGGTTCGTTGATGCCGATGCACAGCGCCACGGCGTCGGCGCTGCTCACTTCCATGCTCGGGCTTAAGCCTGGCTCTTGGGGCTGGCTCTCCGAAG GGTTTGCTACGCCTCTATAA
- the LOC120676979 gene encoding Werner Syndrome-like exonuclease, whose amino-acid sequence MATSMCYTNDGHYVVSFDEDAIRTTLTASGDTMDWWLDEIYRVHRRRLHRLVVGLDVEWRPSYYTGRYAPPVALLQLCVGRRCLVFQILHADYIPGSLFDFLADERFTFVGVGIGDDAANLRAGYGLEVGCAEDLRGLAADTLGNPALRSAGLRALVWEVMGVGMQKPHHVRVSAWDAPVLPYSQLMYASVDAFASFEVGRRLYDGDY is encoded by the coding sequence atggctaCCTCGATGTGCTACACCAACGACGGCCACTACGTGGTGTCCTTCGACGAGGACGCCATCCGCACGACGCTCACGGCCAGCGGCGACACGATGGACTGGTGGCTGGACGAGATCTACCGCgtccaccggcgccgcctccaccgcctcgtCGTCGGCCTGGACGTCGAGTGGCGCCCGTCCTACTACACCGGCCGCTACGCGCCCCCCGTCGCGCTGCTGCAGCTCTGCgtcggccgccgctgcctcgtGTTCCAGATCCTCCACGCCGACTACATCCCGGGCTCGCTCTTCGACTTCCTCGCCGACGAGCGCTTCACCTTCGTCGGCGTAGGGATCGGCGACGACGCCGCCAATCTGCGCGCCGGTTACGGCCTCGAGGTGGGGTGCGCCGAGGACCtgcgcggcctcgccgccgacaCGCTCGGGAACCCCGCGCTGCGCTCGGCCGGGCTGCGGGCGCTGGTGTGGGAGGTGATGGGCGTGGGGATGCAGAAGCCGCACCACGTGCGCGTGAGCGCCTGGGACGCGCCCGTCCTGCCCTACAGCCAGCTCATGTACGCCAGCGTCGACGCGTTCGCCTCCTTCGAGGTCGGCCGGAGGCTCTACGACGGCGACTACTAG
- the LOC120672075 gene encoding Werner Syndrome-like exonuclease produces the protein MATEIQGYYEDGTAVVSFDEDYIDTTLTDSGDVVDWWVAETYRMHRRGHVAGLDVEWRPATGRAPPGPVAVLQVCVDHRCLVFQILRADYVPAKLSAFLADRRFTFVGVGIRDDAAKLRAGYGLRVASAVDLRRLAADALGRPDLLRAGLQALVLEVMGVQMDKPHHVRVSAWDAPALSDDQLKYACADAFASYEVGRRLYDGDY, from the coding sequence ATGGCGACCGAGATCCAGGGCTACTACGAGGACGGAACCGCGGTGGTGTCGTTCGACGAGGACTACATCGACACGACGCTTACGGACTCCGGCGAcgtggtggactggtgggtGGCCGAGACCTACCGCAtgcaccgccgcggccacgtCGCCGGCCTCGACGTGGAGTGGcgccccgccaccggccgcgcgccgcccggcccCGTCGCCGTGCTGCAGGTCTGCGTCGACCACCGCTGCCTCGTCTTCCAGATCCTCCGCGCCGACTACGTCCCGGCCAAGCTGTCCGCCTTCCTCGCCGACCGCCGGTTCACCTTCGTCGGCGTCGGGATCCGCGACGATGCCGCCAAGCTGCGGGCCGGGTACGGGCTGCGGGTCGCGAGCGCCGTGGAcctgcgccgcctcgccgccgacgcgctcGGGAGGCCCGACCTGCTCCGCGCGGGGCTGCAGGCGCTGGTGCTGGAGGTGATGGGCGTGCAGATGGACAAGCCGCACCACGTGCGCGTGAGCGCCTGGGACGCGCCCGCGCTCTCGGACGACCAGCTCAAGTACGCCTGCGCCGACGCGTTCGCCTCGTACGAGGTCGGCCGGAGGCTCTACGACGGCGACTACTAG